Proteins from one Escherichia coli genomic window:
- a CDS encoding fimbrial protein, with amino-acid sequence MKKTLLAAAMIFASGSVMAADGGQIDFNGLVQSGTCKIGVADGGKQSITSDGVVSLTTSQVTDTFPAVSETSVGLLPKEFKISVDCAPASNSEASLTMSSISFANTSGTLNNNMNVTVNGLAPAENVNIAVHNMTNKDGAPEIKQVHMNDASNVQLLKLDADGDGQYLFNASYVKAPNSSAVTAGHVTTNAMYTIIYN; translated from the coding sequence ATGAAAAAAACTCTTCTCGCGGCCGCTATGATTTTTGCTTCTGGCTCAGTAATGGCAGCTGATGGTGGCCAAATCGACTTTAACGGTCTTGTACAATCTGGCACGTGTAAAATAGGTGTTGCTGATGGCGGTAAACAGAGCATCACTAGTGATGGCGTAGTATCACTGACTACCTCGCAGGTTACTGATACATTTCCTGCAGTTAGCGAGACTTCTGTTGGTCTCCTGCCAAAAGAATTTAAGATTTCTGTGGACTGTGCTCCCGCCAGTAACAGCGAAGCTTCTTTAACCATGAGTTCCATTAGCTTTGCAAATACCAGCGGTACTCTGAACAACAATATGAACGTCACTGTTAACGGTCTTGCACCGGCAGAAAACGTGAATATTGCTGTCCATAATATGACAAACAAGGATGGTGCTCCTGAGATTAAACAGGTCCATATGAATGACGCCTCTAACGTACAGTTATTGAAATTAGATGCAGACGGTGATGGTCAATACCTGTTTAACGCGTCTTACGTAAAAGCACCTAACAGCTCTGCTGTAACTGCTGGTCACGTTACGACTAACGCAATGTACACCATTATTTATAACTAA
- the folK gene encoding 2-amino-4-hydroxy-6-hydroxymethyldihydropteridine diphosphokinase — protein MTVAYIAIGSNLASPLEQVNAALKAIDDIPESRILAVSSFYRTPPLGPQDQPDYLNAAVALETSLTAEELLNHTQRIELQQGRVRKAERWGPRTLDLDIMLFGNETINTERLTVPHYDMKNRGFMLWPLFEIAPKLVFPDGETLQVILTKLNTIQPEIW, from the coding sequence ATGACAGTGGCGTATATTGCCATCGGCAGCAATCTGGCCTCTCCGCTGGAGCAGGTCAATGCTGCCCTGAAGGCAATAGATGACATTCCTGAAAGCCGCATTCTTGCCGTTTCTTCGTTTTACCGCACCCCACCGCTGGGGCCGCAAGATCAACCCGATTACTTAAACGCAGCCGTGGCGCTGGAAACCTCTCTTACAGCTGAAGAACTCCTCAACCACACACAGCGTATTGAGTTGCAGCAAGGTCGCGTCCGCAAAGCTGAACGCTGGGGACCGCGCACACTCGATCTTGATATCATGTTGTTTGGTAATGAAACCATTAATACCGAACGACTCACCGTCCCGCATTACGATATGAAGAATCGCGGCTTTATGCTGTGGCCGCTGTTTGAAATCGCGCCGAAGCTGGTCTTTCCTGATGGGGAGACACTACAAGTTATACTTACAAAATTGAATACAATCCAACCTGAAATCTGGTAA
- the gluQRS gene encoding tRNA glutamyl-Q(34) synthetase GluQRS, whose translation MTDTHYIGRFAPSPSGELHFGSLIAALGSFLQARARQGRWLVRIEDIDPPREVPGAAETILRQLEHYGLHWDGDVLWQSQRHDAYREALAWLHEQGLSYYCTCTRARIQSIGGIYDGHCRELHHGPENAAVRIRQQHPVTQFTDQLRGIIHADQKLAREDFIIHRRDGLFAYNLAVVVDDHFQGVSEIVRGADLIEPTVRQISLYQLFGWQVPDYIHLPLALNPQGAKLSKQNHAPALPKGDPRPVLIAALQFLGQQAETHWQDFSVEQILQSAVTNWTLTTIPESAIVNSTFSNASC comes from the coding sequence ATGACAGACACACACTATATTGGTCGCTTCGCCCCCTCTCCTTCTGGCGAGCTTCATTTTGGCTCTCTGATTGCCGCGCTTGGAAGCTTTCTACAGGCTCGCGCCCGGCAAGGTCGCTGGCTTGTTCGCATTGAAGATATCGATCCGCCTCGTGAAGTTCCCGGTGCCGCAGAGACCATCCTGCGCCAGCTGGAACATTACGGTCTACACTGGGACGGCGATGTTCTCTGGCAATCGCAACGTCACGACGCCTATCGTGAAGCACTCGCATGGTTACATGAGCAAGGGTTAAGTTATTACTGCACCTGCACGCGCGCACGTATTCAAAGCATTGGCGGTATTTACGACGGTCATTGCCGGGAGTTGCATCATGGGCCAGAAAACGCTGCTGTACGTATTCGCCAGCAGCATCCGGTCACCCAGTTTACTGACCAGCTGCGCGGCATTATTCATGCCGACCAAAAACTGGCGCGGGAAGATTTTATTATTCATCGTCGTGATGGTTTATTTGCCTATAACCTGGCGGTGGTGGTGGATGATCACTTCCAGGGCGTGAGCGAAATTGTCCGCGGGGCAGATTTGATCGAACCCACGGTGCGCCAAATCTCGCTGTACCAGCTTTTTGGCTGGCAGGTGCCAGATTACATTCATTTGCCACTGGCACTTAATCCACAAGGCGCTAAACTTTCTAAGCAGAATCATGCGCCTGCGTTGCCGAAAGGCGATCCTCGGCCGGTGTTAATCGCGGCACTTCAATTTCTGGGCCAGCAGGCAGAAACACACTGGCAGGATTTCAGCGTTGAGCAAATTCTCCAGTCAGCCGTCACAAACTGGACGCTGACTACCATTCCTGAGTCGGCAATTGTAAATTCAACATTCTCAAATGCGTCATGCTGA
- the pcnB gene encoding polynucleotide adenylyltransferase PcnB: MFTRVANFCRKVLSREESEAEQAVARPQVTVIPREQHAISRKDISENALKVMYRLNKAGYEAWLVGGGVRDLLLGKKPKDFDVTTNATPEQVRKLFRNCRLVGRRFRLAHVMFGPEIIEVATFRGHHEGNVSDRTTSQRGQNGMLLRDNIFGSIEEDAQRRDFTINSLYYSVADFTVRDYVGGMKDLKDGVIRLIGNPETRYREDPVRMLRAVRFAAKLGMRISPETAEPIPRLATLLNDIPPARLFEESLKLLQAGYGYETYKLLCEYHLFQPLFPTITRYFTENGDSPMERIIEQVLKNTDTRIHNDMRVNPAFLFAAMFWYPLLETAQKIAQESGLTYHDAFALAMNDVLDEACRSLAIPKRLTTLTRDIWQLQLRMSRRQGKRAWKLLEHPKFRAAYDLLALRAEVERNAELQRLAKWWGEFQVSAPPDQKGMLNELDEEPSPRRRTRRPRRRAPRREGTA; this comes from the coding sequence ATTTTTACCCGAGTCGCTAATTTTTGCCGCAAGGTGCTAAGCCGCGAGGAAAGCGAGGCTGAACAGGCAGTCGCCCGTCCACAGGTGACGGTGATCCCGCGTGAGCAGCATGCTATTTCCCGCAAAGATATCAGTGAAAATGCCCTGAAGGTAATGTACAGGCTCAATAAAGCGGGATACGAAGCCTGGTTGGTTGGCGGCGGCGTGCGCGACCTGTTACTTGGCAAAAAGCCGAAAGATTTTGACGTAACCACTAACGCCACGCCTGAGCAGGTGCGCAAACTGTTCCGTAACTGCCGCCTGGTGGGTCGCCGTTTCCGTCTGGCTCATGTGATGTTTGGCCCGGAGATTATCGAAGTTGCGACCTTCCGGGGACATCACGAAGGTAACGTCAGCGACCGCACGACCTCCCAACGCGGGCAAAACGGCATGTTGCTGCGCGACAACATTTTCGGCTCCATCGAAGAAGACGCCCAGCGCCGCGATTTCACTATCAACAGCCTGTATTACAGCGTGGCAGATTTTACCGTCCGTGATTACGTTGGCGGCATGAAGGATCTGAAGGACGGCGTTATCCGTCTGATTGGTAACCCGGAAACGCGCTACCGTGAAGATCCGGTACGGATGCTGCGCGCGGTACGTTTTGCCGCCAAATTGGGCATGCGCATCAGCCCGGAAACCGCAGAACCGATCCCACGCCTGGCAACCTTGCTAAACGATATTCCTCCGGCGCGTTTGTTTGAAGAATCTCTGAAACTGTTGCAAGCGGGTTACGGTTACGAAACCTATAAACTGCTGTGTGAATACCATCTGTTCCAGCCGCTGTTCCCGACCATTACCCGCTACTTTACGGAAAATGGTGACAGTCCAATGGAGCGGATCATTGAGCAGGTGCTGAAGAATACTGACACGCGTATTCATAACGATATGCGCGTCAACCCGGCGTTCCTGTTTGCCGCCATGTTCTGGTATCCCCTGCTGGAAACAGCACAGAAGATCGCCCAGGAAAGTGGCCTGACCTATCACGACGCTTTCGCGCTGGCGATGAACGACGTGCTGGACGAAGCCTGCCGTTCACTGGCAATCCCGAAACGGCTAACCACTTTAACCCGTGATATCTGGCAGTTACAGTTGCGCATGTCCCGCCGTCAGGGTAAACGCGCATGGAAATTACTCGAACATCCGAAGTTCCGTGCCGCTTATGACCTGCTGGCACTGCGTGCTGAAGTAGAACGCAACGCCGAGCTACAACGTCTGGCGAAATGGTGGGGTGAGTTCCAGGTTTCCGCGCCGCCAGACCAAAAAGGGATGCTTAACGAACTGGATGAAGAACCGTCACCGCGTCGTCGTACTCGTCGCCCGCGCAGACGTGCGCCGCGCCGTGAGGGCACCGCATGA